From the Flavobacterium gyeonganense genome, the window CTTTCAAAAAATACCAGTTCTTTTTCGCTTCATTTGTTTTCACCCTTTTAATTTTTATTTATTTCAAGGCAAAAGCGTATTACACTATTGGTTTATATCCCATTTACCTTGCTTTTGGAGCAGTTTATATCTCTGAAATGATAAATACCGGATGGAAACGTTATCTAAAACCAGTTTTTATCCTCATTCCGTTATTGCTTTTTATTCCGATTTATCAAGTCGCTTTTCCAAATAAAAGTCCTGAATATATGGTTGCACATTCTGAACCCTACAAAAAACTGGGATTGCTTCGTTGGGAAGACGGAAAAGACCATCATTTGCCACAGGATTTTGCTGATATGCTTGGGTGGAAAGAATTGGCCAGAAAAACAGATTCTGTCTATGCTTTACTTCCAAACCAGAAAGAAACGATTGTGCTTTGCGATAATTACGGACAAGCCGGAGCCATTAATTATTATACTAAAAAAGGAATTAAGGCGGTTTCTTTTAATGCTGATTATCTGAATTGGTTTGATCTTAGTATTAAATATAAAAACCTTATTCGCGTTAAGGATTTTGAAGAAAATGATAAAGAAATGAAAGAAACGAGTCCGTATTTTGAATCGGCTGTTATTGGCGGCCAGGTCAACAATAAATTTGCCAGAGGATATGGCGCAACGATTTTTGTTTTCACAAATGCAAAGGTTGATATCAATAAAAAATTAGAACAGGAAATCAAGGAAGAAAAAAGCGATATTATAAATGATTAATTTCAAAGATATATCTTATTTACAAAACGGAAATCCTAAACAGCAAGCCGCATTTACTCTTTTAACCCATCATCAAATTTTAGAAAATCTTGCTGAATTTGAGCCTGTTTTAGCGGGCACAATTCCCATAAATATTGATATCGCAAGCAGCGATTTGGATATTCTCTGCCATTGGAAAAACAAAGCTGATTTTATTGAAAAAGTAAAACAGCAGTTTGGCAAAGAAAATCATTTTGCCATTCGGGAAGAGCTTATAAATAACCAGGAATCTATTATTGCCAACTTTTTTATCAACACTTTTGAAATCGAAATATTCGGACAAAATATACCAACAGAACTTCAAAATGGCTACAGACATATGCTCATAGAGCATCAAATTCTAAATTCAAAAGGCGAAAACTTTCGAATGGAGGTTATCAGACTAAAGGAAAAAGGCTTAAAAACCGAACCTGCTTTTGGTTTGCTATTGGGCTTAAAAGGAAATATTTACGAAGAATTACTGGATTATAAAATCTGATAAAAAACATCTCTTTTTAAAATTTTAAAAAATAAAATCCTAAAATAACTTGCAGAACCGTATTTAGTGTGTATCTTTGCACCCGAAACATCGCGGGATAGAGCAGTAGGCAGCTCGTCGGGCTCATAACCCGAAGGTCACAGGTTCGAGTCCTGTTCCCGCTACTAAAAACAAAAAGCTTCAGAGAAATCTGGAGCTTTTTGTTTTATAACAACTTCTATTCTTGTCCGTTTTCCTATTATCGTGTTTAAAGTTAACCCGACGATATTTTATTCGGTTACAGGGATAATCTCTTCTGCTTTTTCAATCTTTTCAATGCCTCTTTCTCCCATAATCTGCCCGGCATCCAGCATTCTGATTAAATGGATATAGCACGTTACGAGATCATAATCAAGTTCTTCTGTATGGGGAGACAATGAGATCTGGACGATTTCATAGAGAAAAAAATAAACTCTTCGGGAGTTTTCTCTTCAAATGCGCTTTGGAATACCAAAAAAGGATTCGCGTATTCTTCTTTACTAAGTGAAGCCAGCTGCGTTATGGACTGATAATCACCCGAACTTTTCACCTTCCATTTTATGCTTTTCCTCTTTAAGCAATAACACACTTTGATAAAAGAGCATACAGCAGTGTAGAAAACAAAAATTTCGCATGGATTATCTTGTTTGTATATCTTGCTCTTGTGGCAATGCATGACCACATCACTCAACATCTGCTTGTAGTAATCGAGATGGGCAAAGTCAAAAAAAGAGTAAAGAGCTTCAAGTGGATCTTCTGCTTCATAGACTGCCCAAAAATTAGTTTCAAAGTACATTTTATTCTTTTTCATGGCGGGAAGATTTAAAATTCACAAACGAAGTTCGACTCTTTCAAAAGGATAAACTATTCGGGATTTGGATATAATATCTGACAGAAAAGATATTTTACAGGATATTTTTTTATCTTTGAAATTCACACTTTTTAATGCAGATGGCTTTATCTTTGCCCCTTTAGAAAACTAATACTCATTTATGGAACAGAAAATACATCAAGGAAGAAACGTAAAACGTTTTAGAGAAATGCTTAACATAAAACAGGAAGCATTGGCTTATAATCTGGGTGAAGACTGGAACCAAAAGAAAATTTCTATACTGGAGCAGAAAGATGTAATTGAAGACAACCTGCTAAAACAAATTTCAGCTGTATTGAAAATTCCGGTTGAGGCTTTTCAGAATTTTGATGAGGAGCAGGCGATAAATATTATTTCTAATACTTTTTCAGATTTTAAAGATAGTGCTTCGGCAATCAATATTCAGCCAACTTTTAATCCTATAAAAGAGGTTTTAAAGCTTCACGAAGAAAAAATTGCTTTGTATGAGAGGATGTTGAAGGAGAAAGATGAGATGATGGTTAGGCTTGAGAAATTGATAGGTAAATAATTATTTATTAAGATGTATTAATTCAAACAAAATTGTAGTTTGCTCATGTTAACCAAAATCTATTCATTTAATATTTTGCTAATAATAATTTAGCATTCTCATTATTTGGATTTAATTGTAGTGCTTTTTCACAATTTTCTTTACTACTTTTTATTTCATTTAAGACATACTCAGATAAAGCAATTCCGTAATAACTTGCGTCATTTTTAGGTTCAATTTCTAATGATCTTTTATAAAATTTGATTGATTTTTCAAATTGTCTCGTATCATAACAAACTGCACCAATATTGAAATATGCTTTGAAATTTTTTGGATTTATTTTAATTGATTCTTCAAGTTTTTCTATACCAGTTTCAATCTCTCTATTTTCAATGTAACTTACTCCAAGTCTATATAAACTATTTCCTTTGTCTATATTTCTTTTTACACATTCTTGAAAGGCGATTATTGTTTTCGCATTTTCAGAATTAGAATCGTACAATTTATTTGAATAAGCTAACAATTCGGAATCATTCATTTTTAGAATTTTTGCTTCAAATTTTTCATTTTCTACCGAATTTTCATTTTTCTGACCACAACTATTTAGTCCAATCATTATAGTAAATAGTAATATTATTCTTTTCATCTTTAAATGGTTCATGTTTGCTGATTTTGTGGTTAAATATACACAACGTTCTTCTATTAAAATAAAAAAACAAAAAGAAGCTGTCTCAAAAGCAAAACACCCGATTACGCGGATTTGTAATCCGTACCCGGCAAAGTATATCTTAACAGATTTAATAAAATCCAGTTTTTGACTATATACTTTATATCAGTTTTTATTAATATTAGGAACGGTCTCGGAAGGAATTTCCGCGCTATCGTTGCGGATATCTGAGCGATCGGGATGATTCCCTCCCGTAATATGTTCCATGAAAGCAACAGCACCTTTCATATGTTTTCCTATAATTGGGGATGATGACCCGTCCAATGCATTTAAAGTAATCGTTCCATAATTTAAAAACCAACCAAAAAAACCACCACGGTCTACTGTCATTCCCAATACTCTTGCCACTGGAATTCGTATGTAACTTTTTTGCCATGGCAGCACACCCGATTCAATTAGGATTTCCCCGTCTTTTGCTATCCATTTGTAGCTTTTAATTGTAAAATATCCTAGTATATTGAATCCTAATAAAATCCAACCAAACAAATACACATTACCATTTCCAAATATTAGCAACATAATACTTATTATAGCTATAAACCATACTGGAGTGTAACATAGCCAGTGCTTTCCTATTTTCATTTCGACCATCTAATTTTTGTTTTTACCGTTAAATTAACACAATAGTAGTCAAAGCTGACGAACCTATCAAATTTTTAGACATTAATTTCCGTACCATTTCTTACGAACTGATTTTTTGTTTGGTGAAAATAGCGTCAGTGCTGTTTTATTGTTCCAAAAATCCCAAATTTAATATTATATAACTCTATATATACGAAACAAACATTCGCATATCCGCAATGATTATACAGCTATTTTTGAAGGTCTCCGATAACTTTATCTAGCCTCGTTGAAGGGAGATTGACACAATTTATTTCGTTTTATTATTCTCAAAAATAGCCAAAAAAGATTACAAATCACCAAAAGAATATGGGACTGCCTCTACCCTTCTCAACAATGTAAATTAAACTAGAAGCTATCTAAAGTCACAGACTTTGAGTAGTTTTGAATATACAAGAACATTAAAAAATTACGCAAAGTCAAAAGACATTTGCCTTTTTTCATAAAGAACTCTTCGGGGAGAGTTTTTTTTCATTATCTATTATGATATAGATTTTTTTAGATTCTTTAGTTCTCCTAATTTGCGGCTCGCTTGCCAGTAACGATTTGGAACTTTTTGAGGGTGGTGTTTCATAACACAAATGCTCAATTAAACACCAATGCTAAATATAAGCACAAATATTCAATTGAGCACCGTCGTTCCACTATTGCAAAGCCCTTGTTAAAAAGCAATGTTTCCTTTCAGCGTTTAATAATTTTGTTTTAAATCCCGTAAAGTCCCCCCATTACAGAAATTTTTTCCCCATTTATCCAGTATGAATCATCAGAGGCAAGAAATGCTACCACTTTTGCAATGTCTTCAGGTTTACCTGATCTTCCAAGTGGTGTTTTGGAAATCATAAAAGTTTCTGCTTCGCTTCCTGCCATTCCCACTGTATGATAACCTTCTGTTTCTACAATTCCGGGTAAAACAGAGTTGATACGAATATTCTTTCCTGCAAATTCTTTGGATAATGAAATGGTAATAGCATCTAAAGCAGCCTTTGTTGCTGAATATGCAGCACCGTTTGGCATTGGCGTATTACTGGCACCTGAACTTATGTTAATTATGTTACCGCCTGTTTTGCCAAATAGTTTTAAAGATTCCTGAATGGTCAACAATGAACCTAACACGTTAATATTAAATTGCTGATGAAACGAATCTTCAGTAAAATGCTCGATTGACTCAAACTGATAGATACCCGCATTGTTCACCAAAATATCTAATGAACCAAAAGCATTTTTTGTTTCTGTAAATAACCTTATCACATCTGATTTTTTGGATACATCGCCTTGAACTGCAATAGCATTACCACCATTGTCAGTAATCACTTTAACTACTTGCTCTGCATCTTCTTTACTTGATGCATAGTTTACAACTACACTTGCTCCTTCTTCAGCAAGATATTTGGCTATTGATGCGCCTATTCCTTTTGATGCTCCCGTAACTACAGCAACTTTGTTTTTTAATTTACTCATTTTTTACTTTTTTAATTTGTGAGCTGCAAAGTTAGAAAGTGAAAGTATACTTTTGTAACTTTGTATCAAAAAGTAATTGTATCATTCAGGGAATCAAGTAACCTAAAAGTAACAAGCAGTATGGAAAAAACTCAGTGTTTACAAGAGAATAAGAAAAACTTAATAGCAATTCAGGATTCGATGGATGTGCTAAGTGGTAAATGGAAAATCCCCATAATATCTTCTATTTGTTATTATAACAAGAGAAGATTTTCAGATATTTTACATGATGTTGTTGGTATTTCCAATAAAATGCTGAGTAAAGAACTGAAAGAATTGGAAGTAAATAAAATAGTCAGCCGAACTGTTTTGGAAACACAACCCATAAGTGTTCAATATGAACTTACAGAACATGGTAAAACATTACAAAACATTATAAACAATTTATCAGAGTGGGGACAAACTCACAGAAGAAAAATTATTGAAAAATAGCCATCAGAATTCCCCCCTGTCTTGTCCTAAAATAGGTAAACTTTTCAATTAGTTTGTGATTAATTTGAATTTTACAGGCTGAAAAAATATATTGGAATTTTTCTCAAAATAAATTCCATTTTCTTTTTTATCCAATTTTACCTGGTAATTATGAATTATGGTAGTTTGCACAATCACATTTATCTGGTAAGTATCTCCAATTTTGTTTTCTTTTGCTATATACTGAACAATACCATTGATCACAACCGATTTTGGAACAACAGCAGCGTCATTTAATTTAAAACTAACCACATATCCTCTCTCATTATTTCTGTTATAACTTTTATACGTTTGGTTTTTAATATCTAAAAGTTGTCGGGAACAGGAAAAAAGAAAAAAAATCACGAAAGAAAATAATAAAAAGACGGCTTTTGGAATACTATTTCTCATACTTTTGGCGTTTTATACCCACAAATTTAACGATTGAAAAAATAATGAAATTAAAATATATTGTTAAAACATTACTTATAGGATTGGTTTTTACAGCTTGCAGCAAGGATTCTGATGCTAATGAAACTACAGCTACTGAACCAGACGAGATTAACAACTTTGTCTGGAAGGCTATGAATTCCTGGTACTACTGGCAACCCAATGTTACCGATTTGTCTGACAGCAAAATCGCTTCTGCCACAGCATACAACAATTTCATTAACGGAAAAACTCCCGATGCGCTTTTTTATTCACTCCTATATCAAAGAGGAACTGTTGACCGATTCTCCTGGATTGAAAACAGTAATGAGATAGTGAATGCTTCAAAAATTGCAGAAGTCGAAAAAAAAGGTGGTTTTAGCTATGGAATTTACCCTAAAGACGCATCTAATACAAATGTAGTAGCTTTAATTGACTACATTGTACCTGACTCACCAGCAGCTTTGGCGGGATTGAAAAGAGGCGATGTTATTACAAAAATAAATGGAAGCCAGCTAACTTCAAGTAATTATGACCAACTAGAAAATTCACAAGTCACCATTACTCTGGCAGCAAGTGTGAAATTTACAAACGGCAGCATGGTAACCACAGACAAAGCTGGAACGGTGACAGTAACAAAAGCTACTATTGATGAAAACCCGGTTGCTTATTACGAAAAGAAAGTATATGGCAGCAAAAATATTGGTTATTTGGTGTATAATGGTTTCAAGTCTGATTATAATGACGAACTCAATGCCGCTTTCGCTAAAATGAAATCGGATGGAATTAACGAATTGGTTTTAGATTTAAGATATAATGGAGGCGGTTCATTAGAAACAGCAGTTGCCCTGGCACAAATGATTAACGGAAGTTTTACCAACAAGCCTTATATTTACTTAGACTTCAATAATAAACACAATAGTGAAGATGGCTATGAAAATCTTTCTGAAAAAGTAAATATTTTTAATCTGGTTGATAACGAACCCACTTTTCAGAGAGAAGAAAGTATCAACAGCCTTGCTTTAACAAAAATATATGTGCTGGTAAGTTTTCAAACCGCTTCTGCCAGCGAGCTCACCATACAATGTCTTAAAAAATACATTAGCGTAATCACAATAGGCGAAGAAACGGTTGGTAAATTTGTTGGGGCCAACACATTATACGATTCTCCTGCTTATAATTATACTTCCTATGCCAATCGAAGCACTAAACACAAATGGCAATTGCAACCCATTACCTTTTCCTATTATAACAAAGACAAAGACGCAAATCCATCGAAAATTACACCTGATTACGAAATTAATCCATATAGCGCTTTCTTAAATTTGGTTGAATTTGGAAACGTAAAAGATCCTTATTTGAATAAAGCTCTCGAATTAATTACAGGACAAACCCTGCGAACTACAGCAAAAACCACCAATCCTTCTTTGTCCTTAAATATTAGTAATCTTGCTGCATTCAACCCTACAAATACTGCCAAAGGTTTATATATCGAGGATTTTAAAAGGTTGAGAAAACAATAAATAGCAACGAAATTTATAAATTAAAATCTAAAGGCTGTCACGAGTGCAATGTTATTAAGTTAAGAGATTTTAGATTGAGTAGTAACGATTTTTGATTTCAGATTTGGTTTGACTAAATATTAGATTGTTGATTTTACATCTGAAATCAAAAATCAGCAATCATTTAATCTTTAACTTAATGCATTGGGCGCAATTTTGCTCGTGAACGTACAATTGCCGATTGTTTTACCACTTTATATTACGGTCAATAAATTCAATGAGCTGTTTGGACATTGCTTCCTGTTCTTTTCTATCAGGATGGTTACCTCTTTCTTTATAAGGAAAAAATACGGTATATATTTTTTTATCGTGTAACTGATCAACGGCTTTTTGGATATAGCCGGGCCATTCTGAACCAGTTCTGGTAGCATCCATATTACCCAAGGCGCAAATTATACTCGCCGAAGGATATTTGCTTCTGACTGAACGAACAAAATTAGCATACGACTGAATTATAAAAGCTTCTGATGGTTTCTCTGTACCAAATCTGCGTTTAAACTGTTCATTTTCCGGTTTGTTTACGATCCAGGAATCATTCTGAAAAAGATTAATCACTACAATATCTGGTGTGTACTTTGTAAAATTCCATTTACTTAAAGAATCCAGCGGAGCAGTACGATCGTAGGTTTCAGGCATAATTTCAGGGAACCAGCTCACTGTAATTCCTATCCCGCTGCGGGCAATAATAGAAGGTTTAGCATTATAATGTCTGGCTGTTATTGCAGCATATGTATAATAATTATTGAAATCTTCAGGCATGCCAGAATCATTCCCTCCTTCCGGCACATCTACACCGTGACCTGCTGTAATTGAGTTTCCATAGAATTCAATTTTTCTGGTACGATTGTCAGGGTTTTTCAACACTTTTGTTTCTCCATAAAGCTCAAATCCATAAAATACATTTACTGATGTAGAATTTGATAGTTTGTATATTTCTAACGTATGGTTACCCGGGCCAAGATCTTTTGCTATCTTTATCGTTTTAAAGGTATTATCTGTTTCAAACTTAAAAGGCTTTTTATCGTCTTTATCGATTATGGCGTAAAAAAATGCTTTCTCTTTTAAAGACTTCATTTTTACTGAAACGCCTGATCCTTTAAAGGTTATCCCGGCTGTAGTACCAGGCCAGTAAAACATAGTAGAGTCTGCTGTAACATCTACCCTGCCCGTGTAATTGATTCTGGAATTATCGGGCTTTACAAATTCCTGTGAGTAAGAGTACGAAATGAAAGCAAATAACACTAATATGTGTAGCTTTTTTAAATTGATCATATTATAAAATTAAAAAATTAGGCCCTGTTGCATTTGCCAGAATTAAATATAAGATTAAAAAAAAATGAATATTAAAATGCTAATTTACAGAATGATTTAAAATATATTTATCCTTTGTTATGCTATTTTAGCGGCAGTATTTGTTTTCCTAATGCTATTTAGCATTTTCAGGTACAAAACTTTAAAATCTTAGTAAGTGTAATTCATTCCATACAGTTAAATAATGAAGACATTCAAATTCTTAAAAAATAAATATAATGTTGCGTTACTAATTGACATTGGTACCTATAAAGACATTCCAAATTATTTTTTTGAAAGTGAGCTCCATCATACAGATTTTTACGAACTTATATTTTTCTCTAAAGGAAATGGCTACTTAGAACTTGATCATCAAAGAATTGAAATTTCAGATAAAACAGTCGTTTTTATTTCTCCTTTTCAAAAAAGAAGATGGTTTTTGGATAAAACCAAAGTTGAATGTTATTTTTTATTTTTTCAGGATAGTTTTCTGTCTGATTTTTTTTCAGATAAACTATTCTCCTTCAGGCTACAGTTTTTTTACAACAAAACCAAACCATTGTATCTAAAGGTCAATGACGGCTTCTTTTTGCAGCTGACAGATATAATTCAGGAGCTGATCAGTGAAATAAAAACATTCAAATCAGATAGCGAACATATCATAAGAGCATTATTGTATTTTATACTAATCAAACTCAATCGGGCCTATGCACAGCATTATCAACTCTCTTCAGAAACAGAAAATAATAGCATTGCATATATGTTTAAAGAAATTTTACAAAATAAAGTCTGTAAAGTAAGAAACATCGACTATTACTCTCAAGAGTTAGGTATCAGCAGAGTAACACTAAATAAATGCATCAAAAAACAATTCGGGGTTACCGCCTCTGAAATGATAAACGAATTTATTCTCTTTGAAATAAAGTCTCTGCTAAACTATACAAAACTTAATATCAATGAAATTTCGGACCTGTTACAATTCTCTCATGCGAATCATTTAACGCGTTTCTTCAAGGCACAAACAGGGATCTCTCCAAAAGAATTCAGAAACACTTATCAAAATGGTAGTTCTTTTACCTAACTGGTCATTATTATTTTTTTATGTGTGCTATTTTTGTACATGAGAATATTTCCACCGAAAAACAACAAGTCATTTCATATCAAAATCACTGGAGAATGTGGTCTTCTCTGTTTTGGAATCACTTAACTCTTAAAACATAAAATAGTATTTCAATGAAAAAGCAAATCCAGTTTATATTTACTTTGACATTATTTCCCTTAGTTCTATTAGGCCAACTGCGACAAGATATTGACCTCGTTACTCTTTACAAGAAGGGAAAGCTCAAATCCGTAAACAAAGAGATTAAAATCGTTTCAGTTGATAGTGGAGCCTATCTAAAAATAATAGAAAATAAAAAAGAAGGTATTGTATGGCTGCCAGTTAAGGATTTTAAAGACGGTACAATTGAAATCGAAATGCGGGGAAAAGACGTTTTTCAACGAAGTTTCATTGGAATCGCTTTTCACGGTGCCGATGATACTAATTATGATGCTGTTTATTGTCGTCCTTTCAATTTTTTTGCTAAAGACTCTGTTCGGAGAATTCATGCTGTGCAATATATTTCTCATCCCGATTTTACCTGGGAAAAATTAAGAAAAGAAAGAAACGCGGTTTTTGAGAAAGAAATTATCAATCCGCCAAATCCCAATGATTGGTTTACATTGAAATTAGTAATCGACAGCACAACTGTTAAAGCCTACATAAACGATGCAGAACAGCCTTCACTGATAGTCGAAAAACTTAACAATCGAACATCAGGAAAATTAGGGCTATTTACAGCAGACAGCAGCGGAGGGGACTTTAAAAATATCAAGGTAAGTTATAATTAATGGGAATATTAATGTAAAATTACAGGAACAATTCTAAACACCTTTTTCAGAAAACAAGAGAAAGTTTTAGTTTTACTTGCACTACCATAATCAATTACTTATTCTAAATTTAAAAAATCATCTAGTAATTTAACATTAAACAGATACTTTAAATCCTCCGGATTTTTTTTTGAGAATTCCTGTTCACAACTAATACAAAAGGCTTCAGAAAAAAATCTGAAGCGCTTTTTCTTTAGCTATATATAAAAATTACGGGACTTGTAAAGAATTTATAATCTGTAACAAAGCAAAAAATACTTTATAGAACAAAATCACCAAATTGTTATTCTGTCTTTTTCTGGCAAAAACATTTTATCTCCAGGTTGTACATTAAATGCTTTGTAAAAAGGTGTGGTATTCATTAGGGGACCATTAACGCGCCAATTTGGTGGAGAATGTAAATTATTATTAATCCATAACCGCAGAAACTCATCTTTCATTTTTACTCTCCATATTTTAGCTATAGAAATAAAAAATCGTTGATCTGGAGTAAAACCGTCAATTTTTGTATTCCCTTTTCCTTGTTGGGTCATTTTAAAAGCATCATACGCAACTGCTATTCCGGCAATATCTGCCGTATTTTCGCCAACTGTCATTGCTCCATTAATGTGTAAATCTCCCAAAACAGTAAAGGTGCTGTACAAATTGATAACCTGTTGTATTCTTAATTTAAATTTTTTGTAATCCTCTTTTGTCCACCAGTTTCTTAAATTGCCATCTTTGTCATATTGAGCCCCCTGATCATCAAATGTATGGGTTATTTCGTGACCTATAACCATTCCAATACCCCCATAATTAAGTGCATCATCAGCGTTATTGTCAAAATACGGGGCCTGCAAAATACCTGCAGGAAAAACAATTTCATTTGCAGTAGGATTGTTATACGCTGTAACTGTTGGAGTTGTAGTGTACCATTCTGATCTATCCACATGTTTGCCCAATTTTGCCAGTTGAAATTGATATGCAGCTGCAGAGGCTGAAACCATATTTTCAAAATAGGTATTTTTAGCTATATTTACGTTGCTATAATCTCTCCATTTATCCGGATATCCTATTTTCTTAGTAATGGCAAACAATTTTTCTTTGGCTTTTTGTTTCGTAGCAGTACTCATCCAATCCAGTTTATCTATTCTTTTTCCGTATGCTTTTTGCAGATTATTGACTAGCTCCAGCATGCGTTTTTTTGCATCTTCTGAAAAATATTTCTTCACATACAATTCACCCAATGCCTCGCCTAAGTAATTGTCAATAACCGTAGCCATTTTTTCTCCGCGTGATTTCTGAACTGCCTGACCAGAAAGTACTTTAGCATACTCAAAAGTAGCATCTACAAAAGGCTTACTTAAATCATCTGCATATCTTTCTATAGAGTTTGCTTTCAGATAAATTTTCCAATTTGTTATCGAAATGGTTTTCAGAAGCTTATTAAGAGCATCGTAATAAGCTGTCTGGCCCACATTAATGGAATCGGTTTTGGCTCCTAAATTATTTAAAAAAGCAGTCCAGTCTATGTTGGGATGTTTTTTTACAAGGTCTGTGACAGCCGTTTTATTATAATTTGCCTGAACATCCCGAAGTTCAACTTTTGTTTT encodes:
- a CDS encoding SGNH/GDSL hydrolase family protein is translated as MINLKKLHILVLFAFISYSYSQEFVKPDNSRINYTGRVDVTADSTMFYWPGTTAGITFKGSGVSVKMKSLKEKAFFYAIIDKDDKKPFKFETDNTFKTIKIAKDLGPGNHTLEIYKLSNSTSVNVFYGFELYGETKVLKNPDNRTRKIEFYGNSITAGHGVDVPEGGNDSGMPEDFNNYYTYAAITARHYNAKPSIIARSGIGITVSWFPEIMPETYDRTAPLDSLSKWNFTKYTPDIVVINLFQNDSWIVNKPENEQFKRRFGTEKPSEAFIIQSYANFVRSVRSKYPSASIICALGNMDATRTGSEWPGYIQKAVDQLHDKKIYTVFFPYKERGNHPDRKEQEAMSKQLIEFIDRNIKW
- a CDS encoding helix-turn-helix domain-containing protein; translation: MKTFKFLKNKYNVALLIDIGTYKDIPNYFFESELHHTDFYELIFFSKGNGYLELDHQRIEISDKTVVFISPFQKRRWFLDKTKVECYFLFFQDSFLSDFFSDKLFSFRLQFFYNKTKPLYLKVNDGFFLQLTDIIQELISEIKTFKSDSEHIIRALLYFILIKLNRAYAQHYQLSSETENNSIAYMFKEILQNKVCKVRNIDYYSQELGISRVTLNKCIKKQFGVTASEMINEFILFEIKSLLNYTKLNINEISDLLQFSHANHLTRFFKAQTGISPKEFRNTYQNGSSFT
- a CDS encoding tetratricopeptide repeat protein → MKRIILLFTIMIGLNSCGQKNENSVENEKFEAKILKMNDSELLAYSNKLYDSNSENAKTIIAFQECVKRNIDKGNSLYRLGVSYIENREIETGIEKLEESIKINPKNFKAYFNIGAVCYDTRQFEKSIKFYKRSLEIEPKNDASYYGIALSEYVLNEIKSSKENCEKALQLNPNNENAKLLLAKY
- a CDS encoding SDR family NAD(P)-dependent oxidoreductase — encoded protein: MSKLKNKVAVVTGASKGIGASIAKYLAEEGASVVVNYASSKEDAEQVVKVITDNGGNAIAVQGDVSKKSDVIRLFTETKNAFGSLDILVNNAGIYQFESIEHFTEDSFHQQFNINVLGSLLTIQESLKLFGKTGGNIINISSGASNTPMPNGAAYSATKAALDAITISLSKEFAGKNIRINSVLPGIVETEGYHTVGMAGSEAETFMISKTPLGRSGKPEDIAKVVAFLASDDSYWINGEKISVMGGLYGI
- a CDS encoding PH domain-containing protein, which produces MLLIFGNGNVYLFGWILLGFNILGYFTIKSYKWIAKDGEILIESGVLPWQKSYIRIPVARVLGMTVDRGGFFGWFLNYGTITLNALDGSSSPIIGKHMKGAVAFMEHITGGNHPDRSDIRNDSAEIPSETVPNINKN
- a CDS encoding winged helix-turn-helix transcriptional regulator, translating into MEKTQCLQENKKNLIAIQDSMDVLSGKWKIPIISSICYYNKRRFSDILHDVVGISNKMLSKELKELEVNKIVSRTVLETQPISVQYELTEHGKTLQNIINNLSEWGQTHRRKIIEK
- a CDS encoding S41 family peptidase — its product is MKLKYIVKTLLIGLVFTACSKDSDANETTATEPDEINNFVWKAMNSWYYWQPNVTDLSDSKIASATAYNNFINGKTPDALFYSLLYQRGTVDRFSWIENSNEIVNASKIAEVEKKGGFSYGIYPKDASNTNVVALIDYIVPDSPAALAGLKRGDVITKINGSQLTSSNYDQLENSQVTITLAASVKFTNGSMVTTDKAGTVTVTKATIDENPVAYYEKKVYGSKNIGYLVYNGFKSDYNDELNAAFAKMKSDGINELVLDLRYNGGGSLETAVALAQMINGSFTNKPYIYLDFNNKHNSEDGYENLSEKVNIFNLVDNEPTFQREESINSLALTKIYVLVSFQTASASELTIQCLKKYISVITIGEETVGKFVGANTLYDSPAYNYTSYANRSTKHKWQLQPITFSYYNKDKDANPSKITPDYEINPYSAFLNLVEFGNVKDPYLNKALELITGQTLRTTAKTTNPSLSLNISNLAAFNPTNTAKGLYIEDFKRLRKQ
- a CDS encoding DUF4269 domain-containing protein; the encoded protein is MINFKDISYLQNGNPKQQAAFTLLTHHQILENLAEFEPVLAGTIPINIDIASSDLDILCHWKNKADFIEKVKQQFGKENHFAIREELINNQESIIANFFINTFEIEIFGQNIPTELQNGYRHMLIEHQILNSKGENFRMEVIRLKEKGLKTEPAFGLLLGLKGNIYEELLDYKI
- a CDS encoding XRE family transcriptional regulator, yielding MEQKIHQGRNVKRFREMLNIKQEALAYNLGEDWNQKKISILEQKDVIEDNLLKQISAVLKIPVEAFQNFDEEQAINIISNTFSDFKDSASAINIQPTFNPIKEVLKLHEEKIALYERMLKEKDEMMVRLEKLIGK